The following proteins are co-located in the Castanea sativa cultivar Marrone di Chiusa Pesio chromosome 8, ASM4071231v1 genome:
- the LOC142607273 gene encoding E3 ubiquitin-protein ligase listerin yields MGRQKGEGGKGKARPSSSSLAASLLPTGSTATVGFGGYVGSSRLDSSSLATEDSVPFLDVDGEVAQHLKRLGRKDSTTKLKALASLSVLLKQKSGKDIVPIIPQWAFEYKRLLQDYNREVRRATHDTMTNLVIAVERDLAPHLKSLMGPWWFSQFDPVFEVSQAAKRSLQVAFPAQEKRLDALILCTNEIFLYLEENLKLTPENMSDKAVALDELKEMHQQVISSSLLALATLLDVLVSMQLERPDFDSLPAESKHASKARATAISFAEKLFTAHKYFVDLLKSQSPAIRSATFSVLRSFIKNVPQVINEGNLKTLASTILGAFQEKDPSCHSSMWDAVLLFSKRFPSSWTSLNIQKNILNRFWHFLRNGCFGSQQISYPALVLFLDTLPPKAIAGENFFLDFFQNLWAGRNPSHSSNADRLAFFQAFKECLIWGLHNASRFCEGLDSIHHFRVTLIDNILVKLSWQDYMFFVSVKNQDRVFSGISADSSENSGLASNKKTVETLNVNYPMSYLKDLGKFIIEILSGISLLEHDLLASFSTEFQENCLGMLQQTENLERATESVERIIHFILLLEQHGIHRGENWPLVDLVGPMLAKSFLLIRSQDSPVSVRLLSVAVSVFGPRKILKELFIHGKGPSSSCLSDGSDGQLKEEQFMQMFRDIFVPWCLYGDNCSTSARLDLLLALLDDEYFSEQWGSVITYATNLEHFETMNGYRDSNHIAILAVLLEKARDEIARRKVGEDSGTQKGANPDHWHHEHLELAAVYVANSLPPFRTSDARFVCAVLGGSKEGDETTFVSRNTLILIFEEVFRKLLSFVLESSLIWVRDAGSLLAAGVKNFGMELESSLNVCEMALFALEVLDGSFFCLKTLGEENGLVTGILAATFITDWEFSIGTAIGDAIDDESRKRIKARLDFCESVHAFHCKISNHFWKSLSINHRMRIGIILTQSIRSAVFNEDRLNADKITSLCCLWMIEVLQRLCQYRDEEQNLMDQLLSKNDTWPLWTSPGFNTSKGIAVLDVENATIDIHASGSDKFVSFINKLILKIGIDTVVGFVKHDPSPPEEAANEEDTARAWLAAEILCTWKWPGGSAVACFLPLLSSYAKSRTYCFQEIFLDSIFNLLLDGALVYGGRSAHSLSVVWPASDDEVKVIEEPFLRALVSFLFTLVKDDIWETEKAMIVFELLVNKLFIGEAINRNCLRILPPLVNILVQSLCRRSIASGETGRDANLDSLEENHMQEAIEGWLQRLLLFPPLILWQTGEDMEEWFWLVISCYPLSTMGGIQALKPERNISAIERTLLLELFRKQRHVAGVTAAANQLPVVQMLLSKLLVISLGYCWKEFNEEDWEFLLSNMRRWIQSAVVMMEEVAESVNDAITSMSTSDNLEIISENLKQIVMVSDSFPIDIATNALLSFSLFSGPLILQQAEDANNVNLLRTERWDPIKDRILEGILRIFFCTGIAEAIASSCCHEAASIVASFRLEHPYFWELIASSVVNSSTHVRERAVKSVEFWGLSKGPFSSLYAILFSSRQVHSLQLAAYFMLSTEPVSHLAIIGEDTASYLVGDTTSDQDPSRLDLSSEQRIHLREEISCMIVKLPYEVLEMDLVAPQRVNIFLAWSLLLSHLWSLPSSSSARERLVQYIQDSANSVILVCLFQHIPVELFMAHSLKKKDTELPPEIAEVASAATRAIKTGSLLFSVESLWPLEEVKIASLAGAIFGLMLCVLPAFVRGWFTDLRDRSTSTVIESFTRAWCSPALIANELSQIKKAEFADENFSVSVSKSANEVVATYTKDETGMDLVIRLPASYPLRPVDVDCTRSLGISEVKQRKWLMSMMSFVRSQNGALAEAIRIWKNNFDKEFEGVEECPICYSVIHTANHSLPRLACKTCKHKFHSACLYKWFSTSHKSSCPLCQSPF; encoded by the exons CACTCATGACACCATGACTAATCTTGTCATTGCCGTCGA GAGAGATTTAGCTCCACATCTGAAGTCTTTGATGGGACCATGGTGGTTTTCTCAATTTGATCCTGTTTTTGAAGTTTCTCAAGCCGCAAAACGGTCATTACAG GTGGCCTTTCCAGCACAGGAGAAGAGATTAGATGCTTTGATTTTATGCACAAATGAGATATTTTTGTATCTGGAGGAAAATCTTAAGCTCACACCAGAAAATATGTCTGATAAAGCAGTAGCTTTGGATGAGTTGAAAGAGATGCATCAGCAG GTGATATCTTCATCATTATTGGCACTGGCAACACTACTTGATGTGTTGGTCTCTATGCAATTAGAAAGACCTGATTTTGATAGCTTACCTGCTGAATCAAAACATGCTTCAAAGGCTAGGGCAACCGCTATTTCGTTTGCTGAAAAGTTGTTCACTGCTCACAAATATTTTGTGGACCTTTTAAAGTCTCAAAGCCCTGCTATTCGGTCGGCTACTTTTTCAGTATTAAGGAGTTTCATAAAAAACGTTCCTCAGGTTATAAATGAAGGAAATTTAAAAACTCTTGCTAGCACGATACTTGGGGCTTTCCAGGAGAAGGATCCTTCTTGTCATTCATCAATGTGGGATGCAGTGTTACTATTCTCTAAAAGATTCCCCAGCAGTTGGACTTCCTTGAATATTCAGAAAAATATACTCAATCGGTTTTGGCATTTTCTTAGAAATGGGTGCTTTGGATCTCAGCAGATTTCTTACCCAGCTTTGGTTCTATTCTTAGACACTTTGCCACCTAAAGCAATTGCGGGAGAGAATTTTTTTCTTGACTTTTTCCAGAACCTCTGGGCAGGAAGGAATCCTTCCCATTCCTCAAATGCTGATAGACTAGCATTCTTCCAGGCATTTAAAGAATGTCTTATTTGGGGATTACATAATGCATCAAG ATTCTGTGAGGGATTGGATTCCATCCATCATTTTCGAGTCACTCTGATTGACAACATCCTCGTAAAGCTTTCGTGGCAAGACTACATGTTTTTTGTCAGTGTGAAAAACCAAGATAGAGTCTTCTCTGGAATATCTGCAGATTCATCTGAAAACAGTGGTTTAGCTTCTAATAAGAAGACAGTGGAAACATTGAATGTTAATTATCCAATGAGCTATCTGAAAGACTTGggaaaatttattattgaaattctTTCAGGCATAAGTTTACTAGAACATGATCTGCTCGCTTCTTTCAGTACAGAATTTCAGGAAAATTGCCTAGGTATGCTACAGCAAACAGAGAACTTAGAAAGAGCTACTGAAAGTGTAGAACGCATCATTCATTTTATCTTATTACTGGAGCAACATGGAATTCATAGAGGTGAAAATTGGCCTTTGGTTGATTTAGTCGGACCAATGTTGGCAAAGTCTTTCCTATTAATACGATCACAA GACTCACCAGTGAGTGTGAGACTTCTATCAGTTGCTGTTTCTGTATTTGGACCACGAAAGATACTCAAAGAACTTTTTATTCACGGTAAAGGTCCCTCCTCTAGTTGTCTGTCAGATGGCAGTGATGGGCAATTAAAGGAAGAGCAATTTATGCAGATGTTCAGGGACATTTTTGTTCCTTGGTGTTTGTATGGAGATAATTGCTCTACCAGTGCTCGACTTGATCTGTTGCTTGCCTTGCTTGATGATGAATATTTCTCTGAGCAGTGGGGTAGTGTTATAACATACGCAACTAACCTGGAGCATTTTGAAACTATGAATGGGTACCGAGACTCCAACCATATAGCAATTTTGGCAGTGCTTTTAGAGAAAGCAAGAGATGAAATCGCGAGGAGGAAAGTGGGGGAAGATTCTGGTACTCAGAAAGGTGCCAATCCAGATCACTGGCATCATGAGCATTTGGAGCTGGCTGCTGTTTATGTTGCAAATTCACTTCCTCCCTTCAGAACTTCTGATGCTCGGTTTGTGTG TGCTGTTCTTGGTGGTTCGAAAGAAGGCGATGAAACTACTTTTGTGTCCAGAAATACATTGATCTTGATATTTGAGGAGGTTTTCAGAAAGTTACTTAGTTTTGTTCTGGAGTCCTCTTTGATTTGGGTTAGGGATGCAGGTTCTCTGTTAGCTGCTGGGGTAAAGAATTTTGGGATGGAATTGGAAAGCTCTTTGAACGTGTGTGAGATGGCTCTGTTTGCTCTTGAAGTACTTGATGGTAGCTTCTTTTGCTTGAAGACGCTTGGCGAGGAAAATGGACTAGTTACAGGTATTTTAGCTGCAACATTTATTACTGACTGGGAGTTTAGCATAGGAACAGCAATAGGGGATGCAATTGATGACGAATCCAGGAAAAGAATTAAGGCTAGGTTGGATTTTTGTGAATCAGTGCATGCGTTTCATTGTAAGATAAGTAATCACTTCTGGAAAAGCCTCAGCATAAACCATAGGATGAGAATAGGAATTATCTTGACTCAGTCTATTCGTTCCGCTGTTTTCAATGAAGATAGACTAAATGCCGATAAAATCACATCTTTGTGCTGCCTGTGGATGATTGAAGTTCTTCAACGTCTTTGTCAATATCGAGATGAGGAACAAAATCTCATGGATCAGCTTCTGAGCAAGAATGATACTTGGCCATTGTGGACTAGTCCAGGTTTTAACACCTCAAAGGGAATAGCTGTGTTGGATGTCGAGAATGCAACCATTGATATTCAT GCCTCTGGGAGTGACAAGTTTGTTTCTTTCATCAACAAACTAATCTTGAAAATTGGTATAGACACGGTTGTTGGTTTTGTTAAACATGATCCTTCTCCACCTGAGGAAGCAGCCAATGAAGAGGATACTGCTCGAGCCTGGCTTGCTGCTGAAATATTGTGCACATGGAAATGGCCAGGAGGCAGTGCTGTAGCTTGTTTCTTGCCTTTGCTGAGTTCATATGCCAAAAGTAGAACTTATTGTTTCCAGGAAATCTTCTTGGATtccattttcaatttattacttGATGGTGCTCTTGTTTATGGAGGAAGAAGTGCACATAGTTTGTCTGTTGTGTGGCCTGCTTCAGATGATGAAGTCAAGGTTATTGAAGAACCCTTCTTGAGAGCtcttgtatcttttctttttactttggTCAAAGATGATATATGGGAAACAGAGAAAGCTATGATAGTGTTTGAATTGCTTGTAAATAAGCTTTTTATTGGTGAAGCAATAAACAGAAACTGTTTGAGAATTCTTCCTCCTCTTGTGAATATTCTTGTACAATCATTATGTAGAAGAAGCATTGCATCTGGTGAAACTGGTAGAGATGCTAATCTTGATTCTTTAGAGGAAAATCATATGCAGGAAGCTATTGAAGGCTGGCTCCAAAGACTTCTATTGTTCCCACCTTTGATTTTATGGCAAACAGGAGAAG ATATGGAAGAATGGTTTTGGTTGGTTATATCTTGTTACCCTTTAAGTACAATGGGAGGTATACAAGCATTGAAGCCAGAGAGAAACATAAGCGCTATTGAGAGAACACTCTTGCTTGAATTATTTCGAAAGCAGAGACACGTTGCTGGTGTAACTGCTGCAGCTAATCAGCTGCCAGTGGTGCAGATGTTGCTATCAAAGCTATTAGTTATTTCACTTGGTTATTGCTGGAAGGAATTTAATGAAGAAGATTGGGAGTTTTTGTTGTCAAATATGAGGCGTTGGATTCAATCAGCAGTTGTAATGATGGAGGAAGTAGCTGAAAGTGTGAATGATGCTATCACTAGCATGTCTACTTCTGataatttggaaattatttctGAAAACCTCAAGCAAATTGTTATGGTTTCAGATTCGTTTCCTATAGATATTGCTACAAATGCCCTCCTATCATTTTCGCTGTTTTCTGGGCCTCTTATACTCCAACAAGCAGAAGATGCAAATAATGTAAATCTCTTGAGAACAGAAAGATGGGATCCCATCAAAGATCGGATTCTAGAAGGTATTCTTCGCATATTTTTTTGCACTGGAATTGCTGAGGCTATTGCAAGTTCCTGTTGTCATGAGGCTGCATCTATTGTAGCATCTTTTCGACTTGAACATCCCTACTTCTGGGAGTTAATAGCTTCGAGTGTTGTTAATTCTTCGACACATGTTAGAGAAAGAGCAGTAAAGTCAGTTGAATTTTGGGGGCTAAGCAAAGGGCCCTTTAGCTCTTTGTATGCCATCCTTTTTTCATCCAGACAAGTTCATTCGTTGCAGTTGGCCGCTTATTTTATGCTTTCAACTGAACCTGTGTCACATTTAGCCATCATTGGAGAAGATACTGCATCTTACCTGGTTGGTGATACTACAAGTGACCAGGATCCAAGCCGTTTGGATTTGTCATCAGAACAAAGAATCCATTTGAGGGAGGAAATATCTTGCATGATTGTGAAGTTACCTTATGAGGTTCTTGAAATGGATTTGGTGGCACCACAACGG GTAAATATCTTCCTTGCTTGGTCCTTGTTACTATCACATTTATGGTCATTACCATCTTCATCATCTGCAAGGGAGAGATTGGTCCAGTATATACAAGATTCTGCAAATTCAGTGATTCTAGTTTGCCTTTTCCAGCATATCCCTGTAGAACTGTTCATGGCACATAGTCTGAAGAAGAAAGACACAGAGCTTCCTCCTGAGATAGCAGAAGTTGCGAGTGCAGCCACACGTGCCATTAAAACTGGTTCATTGTTGTTCTCAGTGGAATCTCTTTGGCCTCTTGAAGAAGTGAAAATAGCTTCGCTTGCTGGAGCAATATTTGGTTTGATGCTTTGTGTTCTTCCTGCTTTTGTTCGAGGGTGGTTTACTGATTTACGCGACCGTTCTACATCAACTGTAATTGAATCTTTTACAAGAGCATGGTGCAGTCCTGCTCTCATTGCAAACGAATTATCCCAG ATTAAGAAAGCCGAATTTGCTGATGAGAATTTTTCAGTCAGTGTAAGTAAATCAGCAAATGAGGTTGTTGCAACCTATACAAAGGATGAAACAGGAATGGATCTAGTCATTCGTCTTCCTGCATCTTACCCATTACGCCCTGTGGATGTTGATTGTACTAGGAGCCTAGGAATTAGTGAAGTGAAGCAGAGAAAGTGGTTAATGTCTATGATGTCATTTGTCCGTAGTCAG AATGGAGCTTTAGCAGAAGCTATCAGAATTTGGAAGAACAACTTTGATAAAGAATTTGAAGGTGTCGAGGAGTGTCCTATCTGTTACAGTGTCATCCACACTGCCAACCACAGCCTTCCTCGCCTTGCTTGCAAGACTTGCAAGCACAAGTTCCATTCAGCCTGTCTCTATAAGTGGTTCTCAACTTCTCACAAATCATCTTGCCCCCTATGCCAGTCTCCATTCTAA